One genomic region from Solwaraspora sp. WMMD792 encodes:
- a CDS encoding BTAD domain-containing putative transcriptional regulator, with product MVAAAGYGKTTALRRWFPPSGAHWWRGPEATAQLLVDEIRAIVDDRPLIVDDLPRLSAGAVQALAAAVDDLPDTATVVLSSRWPPAAATAGWVGRYGWQELGPADLALTAEEVADLLAAEHGLSDPALTDQVYGATGGWPALVALTAETLRLDGVPPGDLVSAVSQPGSPLATYLTVEVLAGLPSATARLLRCAADLTPFSAELGRALGHRQATESVRLLRRTGLLTRAGAPPAVPGGPAPMERVVPVVAEVVRRQPARKQQPAGRQQPARQHADLAVAAAWYDQHGPPVAAARAYLRAGADAAAARVLTEHGDRMLAAGQAGEVVELVAALPEPRVTRRLRLLLGDALRTSGDLTAAERAYDAVAVAESDWDAGLAWRVGRIHYQRGDAQAALETFARGRDRPSSAAEVALLLAWTAHAQLLAGAVQTATGYARRAVTAAAAAGSDSALATAHLSVALCRAVAGDFAGSEEHFALAQPIAERTGDVLLLTRIHTNRTYQLLRTARYADALAAAQLSARYAAVAASPSLRAIATSNEADALAMLGRYDEAAARYETATAHYQRKGSRRSANAVLGLAELYRRRGWREQARAGYEEAVRVGEDTGNRYVLVPALAGLALAVLPDDVKTAAVHAERARDLAAEEIVVPALLAQGWVARYDGDTAGAAASANEAARVAGAQRDRAGLADALELRAAAETDPARVRDALREAYAIWTGAGAEVEAARLLVALGQLPAASTDDRLGGLLAAERLAAAGARADRPASLAAIYARPTSGAGPTAAGEVVVRALGRFEVRLSGRPVPVSQWQSRKARDLLRILVARRGRPVPRSELSELLWPADDPERTGHRLSVLLSIVRAVLDPAKDFGPDWFIVADQGSIALDLTTVRVDVEDFLAQVAHGRRLLERGMTVPARAMFLAADREYRADVFEDEPYDDWSRPLREEVRAAYLSLLRMLARTSRTVAGPAAATGYLLRVLERDPYDEPAHCALVRALVAAGQHGEARRAFDRYAEAMRAIGVRPPDRTLLVPARPHPASLAENVGRTQWNVG from the coding sequence GTGGTAGCCGCCGCCGGTTACGGCAAGACCACCGCGCTGCGCCGCTGGTTTCCGCCGTCGGGCGCCCACTGGTGGCGTGGGCCGGAGGCGACGGCGCAACTGTTGGTTGACGAGATCCGGGCGATCGTCGACGACCGCCCGCTGATCGTCGACGACCTGCCCCGGCTGTCCGCCGGGGCGGTGCAGGCCCTGGCCGCGGCCGTCGACGACCTGCCGGACACCGCGACGGTGGTGCTGTCCAGTCGCTGGCCGCCGGCTGCCGCGACGGCCGGCTGGGTCGGCCGGTACGGGTGGCAGGAGCTCGGTCCGGCCGATCTGGCGCTCACTGCGGAGGAGGTCGCCGACCTCCTCGCCGCCGAACATGGACTGTCCGATCCGGCCCTGACGGACCAGGTGTACGGGGCGACCGGCGGCTGGCCGGCGCTCGTCGCGCTGACCGCCGAGACGCTACGGCTGGACGGGGTGCCACCGGGCGACCTGGTGTCGGCCGTCAGCCAGCCTGGCAGCCCACTGGCGACGTACCTGACCGTTGAGGTGTTGGCCGGATTGCCGTCGGCGACGGCCCGGCTGCTGCGCTGCGCCGCCGACCTGACACCGTTCAGCGCCGAGCTGGGTCGGGCGCTCGGACACCGGCAGGCGACGGAGTCCGTACGGTTGCTGCGCCGCACCGGACTGTTGACGCGTGCCGGGGCGCCACCGGCCGTACCGGGTGGGCCCGCGCCGATGGAACGCGTCGTGCCGGTCGTCGCCGAGGTGGTCCGGCGGCAACCAGCTCGAAAGCAGCAACCAGCGGGAAGGCAGCAGCCGGCCCGGCAGCACGCCGATCTCGCCGTAGCGGCCGCCTGGTACGACCAGCACGGACCGCCGGTGGCTGCGGCCCGTGCCTACCTGCGGGCCGGTGCCGACGCGGCGGCCGCCCGGGTCCTGACCGAGCATGGCGACCGGATGCTCGCCGCCGGGCAGGCGGGCGAGGTCGTGGAGCTGGTCGCCGCGCTGCCCGAGCCTCGCGTCACCCGGCGACTGCGGCTGCTGCTCGGCGACGCGTTGCGTACCAGCGGCGATCTGACCGCGGCCGAACGGGCGTACGACGCGGTGGCCGTAGCCGAGTCCGACTGGGACGCCGGCCTGGCCTGGCGGGTGGGGCGGATCCACTACCAGCGTGGTGACGCCCAGGCGGCGCTGGAGACCTTCGCCCGTGGCCGGGACCGGCCGTCCTCGGCGGCCGAGGTGGCTCTGCTGCTGGCCTGGACCGCGCACGCTCAGCTGCTGGCCGGCGCGGTGCAGACCGCCACCGGGTACGCCCGGCGGGCGGTGACGGCGGCCGCTGCGGCCGGCAGCGACAGCGCGCTGGCCACCGCCCACCTCAGTGTGGCCCTGTGCCGGGCGGTGGCCGGGGACTTCGCCGGCAGCGAGGAACACTTCGCCCTCGCCCAGCCGATCGCCGAGCGTACCGGCGATGTCCTGCTGCTGACCCGGATCCACACCAACCGCACCTACCAGCTGCTGCGCACGGCGCGGTACGCGGACGCGCTGGCGGCCGCGCAACTGTCCGCCCGGTACGCGGCCGTCGCCGCCTCGCCGAGCCTGCGCGCCATCGCCACCAGCAACGAAGCCGACGCGCTGGCGATGCTCGGGCGCTACGACGAGGCGGCGGCGCGGTACGAGACCGCGACGGCGCACTACCAGCGCAAGGGGTCCCGCCGGTCCGCGAACGCCGTACTGGGACTCGCTGAGCTGTATCGCCGTCGGGGCTGGCGGGAGCAGGCCCGTGCCGGGTACGAGGAAGCAGTCCGGGTCGGTGAGGACACCGGCAACAGGTATGTCCTGGTGCCGGCGCTGGCCGGGCTGGCGCTGGCGGTACTGCCCGACGACGTCAAGACGGCCGCCGTCCATGCCGAACGGGCCAGGGACCTCGCCGCCGAGGAGATCGTGGTGCCGGCCCTGCTGGCGCAGGGCTGGGTGGCGCGGTACGACGGTGACACCGCCGGTGCCGCGGCGTCCGCGAACGAGGCGGCCCGGGTGGCGGGGGCGCAGCGGGACCGCGCCGGGCTGGCCGACGCGTTGGAGTTGCGCGCCGCCGCAGAGACCGATCCCGCCCGGGTACGCGACGCGCTGCGCGAGGCGTACGCGATCTGGACCGGCGCCGGGGCGGAGGTGGAGGCGGCCCGCCTCCTTGTCGCCCTCGGCCAGTTGCCGGCCGCCAGCACCGACGACCGGCTCGGCGGGCTGTTGGCGGCGGAGCGGCTGGCAGCGGCCGGCGCTCGGGCGGACCGGCCGGCGAGCCTGGCCGCGATCTACGCCCGGCCGACCTCCGGTGCCGGCCCGACCGCCGCCGGTGAAGTCGTCGTCCGGGCACTGGGCCGGTTCGAGGTCCGGCTCTCCGGACGACCCGTGCCGGTTTCGCAGTGGCAGTCCCGCAAGGCCCGGGACCTGCTCCGGATCCTGGTGGCGAGACGCGGCCGACCGGTACCCCGCAGCGAGTTGAGTGAGCTGCTGTGGCCGGCGGACGACCCGGAACGCACCGGACACCGGCTGTCGGTGCTGCTGTCCATCGTCCGTGCCGTCCTTGACCCGGCGAAGGACTTCGGTCCCGACTGGTTCATCGTCGCTGATCAGGGCAGCATCGCCCTGGACCTGACGACGGTGCGGGTCGACGTGGAGGATTTCCTGGCACAGGTGGCCCACGGCCGCCGGCTCCTGGAGCGGGGGATGACGGTGCCGGCACGGGCGATGTTCCTCGCAGCCGACCGGGAGTACCGCGCGGACGTGTTCGAGGACGAACCGTACGACGACTGGTCCCGTCCGTTGCGGGAGGAGGTGCGGGCGGCGTACCTGAGTTTGCTGCGCATGCTGGCCCGGACCAGTCGGACCGTCGCCGGACCGGCCGCCGCGACCGGCTACCTGCTGCGGGTGCTGGAGCGGGACCCGTACGACGAGCCGGCTCACTGCGCGCTGGTCCGTGCCCTGGTCGCGGCAGGCCAGCACGGCGAGGCCCGCCGCGCCTTCGACCGGTACGCCGAGGCGATGCGGGCGATCGGGGTGCGGCCACCGGACCGGACGCTGCTGGTGCCGGCCCGCCCGCACCCCGCGTCGCTCGCTGAGAACGTGGGACGGACTCAGTGGAACGTGGGATGA
- a CDS encoding calcium-binding protein, with protein sequence MRRQVGIGTLVAVATAVAVIGPVGPAAATHTCDGEPVTISGSGTINGTSGRDVIRGSSGIDIIDGRGGNDVICAGGGVDAVYGGQGADRIFGEGGDDFLWGEGLGVVVTGGADEIWGGTGDDTIYGQVGGDTLRGNEDNDDIYGGDGPDTIFGGINMAETSGAQLDACYGNTGNDTIRSWLTGHPNECEVVVD encoded by the coding sequence GTGCGAAGGCAGGTAGGTATCGGAACCCTGGTGGCGGTCGCCACGGCGGTCGCGGTGATCGGTCCGGTCGGGCCGGCCGCCGCCACCCACACCTGTGACGGCGAGCCGGTGACCATCAGCGGCTCCGGCACGATCAACGGGACGAGCGGACGGGACGTGATCCGTGGCTCGTCCGGCATCGACATCATCGACGGCCGGGGCGGCAACGACGTCATCTGCGCCGGTGGCGGGGTGGACGCGGTCTACGGTGGTCAGGGCGCGGACCGCATCTTCGGAGAGGGCGGGGACGACTTCCTGTGGGGTGAGGGCCTTGGCGTCGTGGTGACCGGCGGTGCCGACGAGATCTGGGGTGGCACCGGTGACGACACCATCTACGGCCAGGTCGGGGGCGACACCCTGCGCGGCAACGAGGACAACGACGACATCTACGGCGGGGACGGACCCGACACCATCTTCGGCGGGATCAACATGGCCGAGACCAGCGGTGCGCAGCTCGACGCCTGCTACGGCAACACCGGCAACGACACCATCCGATCCTGGCTGACCGGCCACCCGAACGAATGCGAGGTCGTCGTCGACTGA
- a CDS encoding MoxR family ATPase, which yields MTFGDATHLVAQLDQRAGYLAGTGLAAAAFLAFHGNRPLLLEGAPGVGKTAFAEAMAAVLDRPIERVQCYPGLDASQVLYDWNFAAQMLALRAAGTGDHTDRLPELWDEKYLVARPILRALRNGPAVLLIDEVDRAEEDFEALLLQVLDKYEVTIPELGTVRAEVAPFVVLTSNRTREPHDAIKRRCFYHWIDHPGPELEARILHRHVAGLAPDLAIAITEIMAQLRRLDLAKQPSLAETIDYARAIHRLGAATPDDPAADAAICTLVKHHDDEAQVRRVLARRRHDR from the coding sequence ATGACGTTCGGAGACGCTACGCATCTCGTCGCGCAGTTGGACCAACGCGCCGGCTATCTGGCCGGCACCGGGTTGGCGGCAGCCGCCTTCCTCGCCTTTCACGGGAACCGGCCGCTGCTGCTGGAAGGTGCGCCGGGGGTCGGGAAGACCGCGTTCGCCGAGGCGATGGCTGCCGTCCTCGATCGACCGATCGAACGAGTCCAGTGTTATCCGGGTCTGGACGCGAGCCAGGTCCTCTACGACTGGAACTTCGCGGCCCAGATGCTGGCGCTGCGCGCGGCCGGGACCGGTGACCACACCGACCGGCTGCCCGAGCTGTGGGACGAGAAGTACCTGGTCGCGCGACCGATCCTGCGGGCGTTGCGGAACGGACCGGCCGTGCTGCTCATCGACGAGGTCGACCGGGCCGAGGAGGACTTCGAGGCCCTGCTGCTCCAGGTGCTGGACAAGTACGAGGTCACCATCCCGGAGCTGGGGACGGTCCGCGCGGAGGTCGCGCCGTTCGTGGTCCTCACCTCCAACCGCACCCGGGAGCCGCACGACGCCATCAAACGGCGCTGCTTCTACCACTGGATCGACCATCCCGGTCCCGAGCTGGAGGCTCGTATCCTCCACCGGCACGTAGCAGGACTCGCGCCGGACCTGGCCATCGCCATCACCGAGATCATGGCCCAGCTCCGTCGGCTGGACCTGGCCAAGCAGCCCAGCCTGGCCGAGACGATCGACTACGCGCGGGCGATACACCGGCTCGGCGCCGCCACGCCGGACGACCCGGCAGCGGACGCGGCGATCTGCACCCTGGTCAAGCACCACGACGACGAAGCGCAGGTACGTCGGGTGCTGGCACGTCGACGGCACGACCGATGA
- a CDS encoding VWA domain-containing protein, producing the protein MTGDPLSLLVRFAEALRTAGLAVSVDRVVAAAEALGHWGVAADAQPYWPLRVALCRDRTDVPVFDIVYRDWFGTPPDGVGHTRPALVPAQSRRTDNQPPASEPAPQRADVPSPRAAGGGAGNTSRLASRDFDDLTEDELREMATWVDLLRPMPTRRTMHRRSTRTGPIDPARTMRLMLRTGGELVRLRHRRPAVRTRRLLLLVDVSASMSPYSDMLLRFAAAALAANPRTTEVFAVGTDHTRLTRSMRGLRPRDALPAAGRVQTGWSGGTTLGDALNGFLRRWGGTDVVRSAIVVFGSDGLEHAEMAPLIRQVQRLAALAKVLIWASPDCHTDGELSRDHRIAQAQQSATRVVGCHDYLALRNLAKVVANA; encoded by the coding sequence ATGACGGGCGACCCGCTGTCCCTCCTGGTCCGGTTCGCCGAGGCGCTGCGAACCGCCGGGTTGGCCGTCAGCGTCGACCGGGTCGTCGCCGCCGCCGAGGCGCTGGGGCACTGGGGGGTCGCCGCCGACGCGCAACCGTACTGGCCGCTGCGGGTGGCTTTGTGCCGCGACCGGACCGACGTACCCGTCTTCGACATCGTGTACCGCGATTGGTTCGGCACCCCGCCGGACGGCGTCGGTCACACTCGACCGGCGCTGGTCCCAGCCCAGTCCCGCCGCACCGACAACCAGCCGCCTGCCAGCGAACCGGCACCGCAGAGGGCCGACGTACCGTCGCCGCGTGCCGCTGGCGGCGGGGCCGGCAACACCAGCCGGCTGGCCAGCCGTGACTTCGACGACCTGACCGAGGATGAGCTGCGGGAGATGGCGACCTGGGTCGACCTGCTGCGGCCGATGCCCACCCGACGCACGATGCACCGCCGCTCGACCCGGACCGGCCCGATCGATCCGGCCCGGACGATGCGGCTCATGCTGCGCACCGGCGGCGAGTTGGTACGGCTACGCCACCGCCGCCCGGCGGTACGCACCCGCCGACTGCTCCTGCTCGTCGACGTCAGCGCGTCGATGAGTCCGTACAGTGACATGCTGCTGCGGTTCGCGGCCGCCGCGCTGGCCGCGAATCCGCGTACCACCGAGGTCTTCGCTGTCGGCACCGACCACACCCGTCTCACCCGGTCGATGCGCGGGCTCCGCCCCCGGGACGCGTTGCCCGCCGCCGGACGGGTGCAAACCGGCTGGTCCGGCGGCACGACGCTCGGCGACGCGCTGAACGGTTTCCTGCGACGCTGGGGTGGCACCGACGTCGTCCGCTCGGCGATCGTGGTCTTCGGCTCGGACGGGCTCGAACACGCGGAGATGGCACCGCTGATCCGGCAGGTCCAGCGGCTCGCAGCCCTCGCCAAGGTGCTGATCTGGGCCAGTCCCGACTGCCACACCGACGGCGAGCTTTCGCGGGACCACCGCATCGCCCAGGCGCAGCAGTCGGCCACCCGGGTGGTGGGTTGCCACGACTACCTGGCGCTGCGGAACCTGGCGAAGGTCGTGGCCAATGCGTGA
- a CDS encoding CHAT domain-containing protein yields MRDLEGHDVAVRRIMRRDDLLTLAAAADTAVGIVRMREAEALTGVDGSTLFDLALSRHIKLATGDAGWAERAQAWDHAAVLVRYCELAGTALNSPYSAVGMHARSLRLLKENQTRPGLRPLDRDLTLGAFNRYHAARDLRLGGHTQAARDLARRSPQDLYGTGAEPHIAHYQFEVGATHIEQGDPRPFLRQLRELRPYWAGDRAKAFSTHHRFEFIEALVSWHADPGSDRAGECFAAAIDLVDTGRDAADVSSHDGVDHQGVRELSLLLAAAEHLVRTGGDLDRAVDLGLRALAVAERVRARWRVIARSRAPLAEAFHRVYADVCLLAHRIGTDRAAGLGLRAALSAKSTGFAARVRDGLTFDDNPLIKNLLTQILDVENPSPGVMTSTAYRRQTQLDALRKDLEDAVSPMLADTVFPPPTDLDEVVREIGPRYALDYVELTDNLAVPAFFRTLIEPGGRMTFDRFDPGDDFRVLFEHARVGQLTGGRDVVDPPVAGLRDDGLLDFRALAGKVLPPRLTEEILPGCTVDAPAQLLISAHSWLSLVPWAALWTGPGTRLVERAVISQSPVLTCLSGKLPPPVSGAALVRLVGSDEPVEIDGQRLSDLDIAQERAAWGLLPPDTVGVALSSCDLGDDGVPAPYGGRFADALRRRGRWQFLHIAAHGGGQGFGQYLALPGERLSAARALGLRWPESVLMASCHVGLVRNDQRAEPLSLVMALLTGGARCVVAGIDSVDDAGTGRIAAAMVRAARSPEPVSIDVALRDAQLAEIRAGTPESGWALLSAYVR; encoded by the coding sequence ATGCGTGACCTCGAAGGACACGACGTCGCGGTGCGGCGAATCATGCGACGCGACGACCTGCTGACCCTCGCCGCCGCCGCCGACACGGCCGTGGGAATCGTCCGGATGCGCGAGGCGGAGGCGCTGACCGGGGTCGACGGCAGCACCCTGTTCGACCTCGCGCTGAGCAGGCACATCAAGTTGGCGACCGGGGACGCCGGCTGGGCGGAGCGGGCACAGGCCTGGGATCACGCCGCAGTTCTCGTCCGGTACTGCGAGCTGGCCGGCACCGCGCTGAACAGCCCGTACAGCGCGGTCGGCATGCACGCCCGGTCGCTGCGCCTGCTCAAGGAGAACCAGACCCGGCCCGGTCTGCGCCCGCTCGACCGGGACCTGACCCTGGGCGCCTTCAACCGCTACCACGCCGCCCGCGACCTGCGACTGGGCGGCCACACCCAGGCGGCCCGCGACCTGGCCCGCCGGTCACCACAGGACCTGTACGGCACCGGGGCCGAGCCACACATCGCGCACTACCAGTTCGAGGTCGGCGCGACCCACATCGAGCAGGGCGATCCCCGGCCGTTCCTGCGCCAATTGAGAGAGCTGCGCCCGTACTGGGCAGGTGACCGGGCCAAGGCGTTCTCCACCCACCACCGGTTCGAGTTCATCGAGGCGTTGGTCTCCTGGCACGCCGATCCCGGCAGCGACCGGGCCGGTGAGTGCTTCGCCGCCGCCATCGACCTGGTCGACACCGGCCGGGACGCCGCAGACGTCAGCAGCCACGACGGGGTGGACCATCAGGGCGTACGCGAACTGTCGCTGCTGCTCGCCGCCGCCGAGCACCTCGTCCGCACCGGCGGCGACCTCGACCGGGCAGTGGACCTGGGGTTGCGGGCGCTGGCCGTGGCCGAGCGGGTCCGGGCGCGCTGGCGGGTCATCGCCCGATCCCGGGCGCCGCTGGCCGAGGCGTTCCACCGGGTCTACGCCGACGTCTGTCTGCTGGCCCACCGGATAGGCACCGATCGGGCCGCCGGGCTCGGGCTCCGGGCGGCGCTGTCCGCGAAGTCGACCGGTTTCGCCGCGCGGGTCCGCGACGGGCTGACCTTCGACGACAATCCGCTGATCAAAAACCTGCTGACCCAGATCCTCGATGTCGAAAACCCCAGCCCCGGTGTCATGACCAGCACGGCGTACCGCCGCCAGACGCAGCTGGACGCGCTGCGTAAGGACCTGGAGGACGCCGTCTCGCCGATGCTCGCCGACACCGTGTTCCCGCCGCCCACCGACCTGGACGAAGTCGTCCGCGAGATCGGGCCGCGGTACGCCCTCGACTATGTCGAGCTGACCGACAATCTGGCGGTCCCGGCGTTCTTCCGCACGCTCATCGAGCCGGGTGGCCGGATGACTTTCGACCGGTTCGATCCGGGCGACGATTTTCGGGTCCTGTTCGAGCACGCCCGGGTCGGCCAGCTGACCGGCGGCCGGGACGTCGTCGACCCGCCGGTGGCGGGTCTGCGCGACGACGGTCTGCTCGACTTCCGGGCACTGGCCGGCAAGGTCCTGCCGCCACGGTTGACCGAGGAGATCCTGCCCGGCTGCACCGTCGACGCGCCCGCCCAGCTGCTGATCTCGGCGCACTCGTGGCTGAGCCTCGTCCCGTGGGCCGCTCTGTGGACCGGCCCCGGTACCCGGCTGGTCGAGCGCGCCGTCATCTCGCAGAGCCCGGTGCTCACCTGCCTGTCCGGTAAACTGCCACCGCCGGTCTCGGGTGCCGCACTGGTCCGCCTGGTCGGCTCCGACGAGCCGGTGGAGATCGACGGACAGCGCCTTTCCGACCTCGACATCGCACAGGAGCGGGCCGCGTGGGGTCTGCTGCCCCCGGACACTGTCGGCGTCGCGCTCAGCAGCTGCGATCTGGGCGACGACGGCGTCCCGGCCCCGTACGGCGGCCGGTTCGCGGACGCGTTGCGACGGCGCGGCCGCTGGCAGTTCCTGCACATCGCCGCGCACGGCGGCGGCCAGGGCTTCGGCCAGTATCTGGCCCTGCCCGGCGAGCGGCTGTCGGCGGCCCGGGCTCTCGGGCTGCGCTGGCCGGAGTCGGTCCTGATGGCGTCGTGCCACGTCGGACTGGTCCGCAACGATCAACGCGCCGAGCCGCTGAGCCTGGTGATGGCGCTGCTGACCGGGGGTGCCCGGTGCGTGGTGGCCGGGATCGACAGCGTCGACGACGCCGGCACCGGCCGGATCGCCGCCGCGATGGTGCGCGCCGCTCGGTCCCCCGAACCGGTCTCCATCGACGTCGCGCTGCGCGACGCCCAGCTGGCCGAGATCCGGGCGGGCACCCCGGAGTCCGGCTGGGCGCTGCTCAGCGCGTACGTGCGATGA
- a CDS encoding caspase family protein: MSRLALLIGSDHGGLRGVRHDLAAMTQALRARGFDVRECPPAAATRAGIIAAYEGIIADAGPGDAVVVYYSGHGGSTEPPRTGPPQTGPPWPADLQYIVPTDYDQSTADDFRGVTAAELSVLQSQLVAVTRNVTVILDCCHSGLMSRDVNLRLRALRGPAPYAWVRAHLDRIQLRTDLLPIESNPHAVRIVACAPGQRAFERPGDDGLWRGILTTQLCRALAEAGDAPVTWSGLLDQVRYRVTGLMFEQRPEAEGPADRLLFSTERADLLNSLPVTPLDVPGRVRLDAAALLRVQHGDEFMIMPPGRAADDRAHRVGDLTIDHVAQTSVAGTVSFAADWSAVPAGARAVRTRVTAPQITVRVPTGDPRGGQVLAALESTVLARPARRGAEWTAEIRFDDSGGVVLRDRIGPLHPPYPDDARGYADLARAVLIHAQATQLRRLIGDPSYPLGTDVTVDWGLVVDGAEHPPPPAGRPLTPASRIYVTVHNRGDLPVYVSMLDIGLSGRVSLLMRGTPSGRLLPPRSGYTYGRDDVRRELTGVGLAWPTGLDPAHARTDTILVVLSSAPQSLAALEQPEIVQTREPDRGPRPPDRDHRAPVGGSRLRDLIDQIATGGSREIDPNWPDGVRYEIHGIDFEMTPSVEERPR, translated from the coding sequence GTGAGCCGGCTTGCCCTGCTGATCGGCTCCGACCATGGCGGCCTGCGCGGTGTGCGGCACGATCTCGCGGCGATGACGCAGGCTCTGCGGGCACGCGGGTTCGACGTGCGTGAGTGCCCACCGGCAGCGGCGACGCGGGCCGGGATCATCGCCGCGTACGAAGGGATCATCGCCGACGCCGGGCCGGGCGACGCGGTCGTCGTCTACTACTCCGGCCACGGAGGCTCGACCGAGCCTCCGCGGACCGGGCCACCACAGACCGGGCCGCCGTGGCCGGCCGATCTGCAGTACATCGTGCCGACCGACTACGACCAGTCGACCGCCGACGACTTCCGGGGCGTAACCGCCGCAGAGTTGTCCGTCCTGCAGTCCCAGCTGGTCGCGGTGACCCGCAACGTCACGGTGATCCTCGACTGCTGCCACTCCGGGCTGATGTCCCGCGACGTGAACCTGCGGCTGCGGGCGCTGCGCGGACCGGCACCGTACGCCTGGGTCCGCGCCCACCTCGACCGGATCCAGCTGCGTACCGACCTGCTGCCCATCGAGAGCAACCCGCACGCGGTCCGCATCGTGGCCTGCGCACCCGGTCAGCGTGCGTTCGAACGTCCGGGCGACGACGGGCTCTGGCGTGGCATCCTCACCACGCAGCTGTGCCGGGCCCTCGCCGAGGCCGGCGACGCACCGGTGACCTGGTCCGGGCTGCTCGACCAGGTCCGCTACCGGGTGACCGGGCTGATGTTCGAGCAGCGTCCCGAGGCGGAGGGTCCGGCCGACCGGTTGCTGTTCAGCACCGAGCGCGCGGACCTGCTGAATTCCCTGCCGGTGACGCCGCTGGACGTGCCCGGCCGGGTCCGGCTGGACGCCGCCGCCCTGCTGCGGGTCCAGCACGGCGACGAGTTCATGATCATGCCGCCAGGTCGGGCAGCCGACGACCGGGCGCACCGGGTCGGCGATCTGACGATCGACCACGTGGCGCAGACGTCGGTCGCGGGCACGGTGAGCTTCGCCGCCGACTGGTCGGCGGTGCCGGCGGGGGCGCGGGCGGTACGCACCAGGGTGACCGCGCCGCAGATCACGGTGCGGGTGCCGACCGGCGACCCGCGCGGCGGGCAGGTGCTGGCGGCGCTGGAGTCGACGGTGCTGGCCCGCCCGGCCCGGCGCGGCGCCGAGTGGACGGCCGAGATCCGGTTCGACGACTCCGGCGGGGTGGTGCTCCGTGACCGGATCGGGCCGCTGCATCCGCCGTACCCGGATGACGCCCGGGGGTACGCCGACCTCGCCCGCGCGGTGCTGATCCACGCCCAGGCGACCCAGCTGCGGCGACTGATCGGTGACCCGTCCTACCCGCTGGGCACCGATGTCACGGTGGACTGGGGCCTGGTCGTGGACGGTGCCGAGCACCCGCCGCCGCCCGCCGGTCGTCCGCTGACCCCGGCCAGCCGGATCTACGTGACCGTCCACAACCGGGGTGACCTGCCGGTGTACGTGTCGATGCTGGACATCGGGCTGTCCGGCCGGGTCTCGCTGCTGATGCGGGGCACCCCGAGTGGCCGTCTGCTACCGCCACGATCCGGCTACACGTACGGCCGCGACGACGTTCGGCGGGAGCTGACCGGGGTAGGGCTGGCCTGGCCGACCGGACTTGACCCGGCGCATGCCCGGACCGACACGATCCTGGTGGTGCTCAGCTCCGCGCCGCAGAGCCTCGCCGCGCTGGAGCAGCCCGAGATCGTCCAGACCCGGGAACCCGATCGCGGTCCCCGCCCGCCCGACCGTGATCACCGCGCACCCGTTGGCGGTTCCCGGCTGCGGGACCTGATCGACCAGATCGCCACCGGCGGCTCCCGCGAGATCGATCCGAATTGGCCGGACGGGGTGCGGTACGAGATCCACGGCATCGACTTCGAGATGACACCGAGTGTGGAGGAGCGCCCACGATGA